TGGATCATTTTTTGTTTTTCTGGTCTTATTTATCTGAATCTTAAGGGTTTGTCTGGCCGACAGCGGCGCGTTCGCCGCTGTCATGGTGTGTTTAGTACCTTTATAAGACGGTGTTGTCAACCCTCATTCATCTTTTTCTTTCCCGTTTTCATGGCGTGGAGCCCAGAAAGGGATTCTTGATTGTGATGCCTTCGATGACCTGCCCATGCTGCCACTAATTTCCCAAAAAAATTGTCTATGGTTGTGTTTCTTCTTGACATATCCCCTGGAGAAAGGATAATAAAATAAATATATCAACATATATTGATAAAGTCATAAATGAATATAGTCAATAAGTTAAAATCAATTTCCGATGAGACTCGGCTGCGACTGTTGCATCTGCTCCAGCACCACGAACTGAATGTCAACGAAGTGGTCACGGTCATGGAGATGATCCAGTCCCGCGTATCCCGCCACCTGAAGATTTTGGTGGCGTCCGGGCTCCTGCAATCCCGGCGGGACGGGGGGTTTGTCTATTATTCCGGGGCAGTCAACGATGAGAACGCCTTGCTGACGGCGCTGGTCAGGCAATCTCTGGAAAATGAACCCGTTTGCCGGAATGACCTGGATCGGGCCGCGGCACTGATCCGGGAGAGGCAGACCAGGACAAAGCGTTTTTTCGAGTCTGTGGCCGCAACCTGGGAGGACCGAAAATCCGAGGTGCTGGGCGACCTGGACTTGAACCGGATTATTGCCGAAAAGATCGGGAAACCAGCGGTTGTCGCTGACCTTGGCTGCGGCACCGGCTCTTTGATGCTGGCGTTGAAACAACGGGCGGAAACCATCATCGGCGTGGACAGTTCGCCGGGCATGCTGGAGCAGGCCCGCCTTCGTACCGGCACCGTTCCCGGTATCAATCTGCGGCTGGGAGAACTGGAGTACCTGCCCATGCGAGACCGGGAAGCCGACGCCGCGGTCATGAATATGGTGCTGCACCACGTCTCCGAGCCGGTCAAGGTGCTGGCCGAAGCCAATCGTATTTTAAAGGAAGGCGGCTTGTTTATCGTCGCCGACTTTGACAAGCACGCCAAAGAGGCGGTGCGGGAAAAGATCGGCGGCGCCTGGTATGGTTTTTCCCGACGGGAGATGGAAGGCTGGCTTGCCGGCGCCGGCTTCTCGCCGGATGGGCTGGAACGGTTTTCCGTGAATTACGGCCTGACGGTGAATGTGTTTCTGGCGGTTAAAAGGGCCTGAAAACCCTATTAGAGAGCTTTACATATTTATATGTAATGCCTTAATATAATTTATTATAATTTTTATGAAAGGAAAATAAGATGAGCATGGCGAAAGGTGATTATTATGAGGTAAAGGATCTGTCCCTGGCGGCCCAGGGTAAAAACAACCTGGAACTGGCCGAGTTGAACATGGCCGCCCTGATGGAAGTGAAAAAACAATTCAAGAAGGAAAAACCCTTGAAGGACATCCGCATCGGCATGGCCCTCCACGTGACCAAGGAAACCGGCATCCTGGTACGGGTGCTGATTGCCGGCGGCGCCGACGTGTACATCACCGGGTGCAACCCCCTGTCCACCCAGGATGACGTGGCCGCGGCCCTGGCCAGAGAAGGGGTCAAGGTCTGGGCATACAAAGGCGAGACTACCGAAGACTATTATCGCTATATCAATTACGTTATCGAAGCCAAACCTCACATCACCATTGACGACGGCTGCGATCTGGTTTCCGAAATCCACAAGAACCATCCGAAACTGATCAGAAACATCATCTGCGGCTGCGAAGAGACCACCACCGGCATCATCCGGCTCCAGGCCATGGCCAAGGACAAGGCCCTCAAGTACCCCATGATCGCCGTCAACGATAACCAGACCAAGCACCTGGTGGACAACTTCTACGGCACGGGCCAGTCCTCCATCGACGGCATCCTGCGGGCCACCAACCTGCTCTACGCCGGCAAGAACTTCGTGGTGTGCGGCTACGGCAGCTGCGGCAAGGGCGTGGCGGCCAGGGCCAAGGGCTTCGGGGCCAACGTGATTGTGACCGAGGTGGACAACTTCCGGGCGCTGCAGGCCCATTATGACGGCTACCGGGTCATGAAGCTCGACGACGCGGTCAAGATCGGCGATGTTTTCTGCACCGTCACCGGCAACAAGCACGTCATCCGCCTGGAGCACATGAAAAAAATGAAGAACGGCGTCATTCTGGCCAACTCCGGCCACTTTGACGTGGAACTGGACCTGGCCCGTCTGGGCAAGGCGGCCGATTCCATGCGCCGGGTGCGTCCCTTCATGGACGAGTATGTCCTGAAAGGAAAGAAAATTTTTGTCCTGGGAGAAGGTCGCCTGGTCAACCTGGCCGCGGCCGAAGGCCACCCCAGCGAGGTCATGTCCACCTCCTTCTGCGGCCAGGCCCTGGCCTGTGAATACGGCGTCAAGAACAAGGGCAAAATGAAAGCGGGCGTGATCCAACTGCCCCGTGAAATCGACGACGCCATCGCCGGTTTGCAGCTCAAGGCCATGGGCATCGAGATCGACGAGATGACGGCGGAGCAGAAGGCGTACATGGATACCTGGGAAGAAGGCACCTAATCCCGATTCCAAATCAAAGCGCTCGCTGCGTTGGCTGCGTCGTCGGCTCCTCGGCGTATTACAATACGCCTTCGTCGCCTTCTCCTGGCCGCCTTGCGATCATCTTTGATTTGAAATCAGGATGGTTCTATAGTAGAATAAAAAAAGGGAACAGGTTGAAACCTGTTCCCTTTTTATTTACTTCAAGGCGTGCGGACCGCCGGGCGACTTTATTACCGCTGGGCCGAGCGGATGGCCTTGCCGGCCAGAGGGTTGTACAGCTTCATGATGGCCATTTTCATGACGTCGATGGTTTTCATGTTGCAGATGATATCAAACAGGGTATTCTCCGGGGTTTCGGGAAGGACGCAGGCGCTGGAAGCGTCAAACGTCAGATCCGGAAAGCCCTTGGTCAGCTTCTTATGCTCTTTTTCGCTGACTGGCACCCGAATGGCTTTCTTGCCGTCAACGTCCGTTATCTGGCCCGCCAGGCCGGCGTCGGTGAGTTTCTGCTGTCTGTCATCATTCATGAAAATGTTGATGTAATAATCTGCCATGCTGTCCTCCCGTTTCTAAAAGTTTATTGATCCAAATAGTTACTCATAAATTGTCGGTCAGTCCGATCAAATTTCGTTTAATGGGGGATTTTTATATTATGGACAAAGGCTTCCTGTCAAGAAAAGTTGTTGATTTATGGTTGCCCGGAGTTTCAGGATTCCAGAACTTCCCGCACCTTTTCCGCCAGTTTGTTGATGGAAAAGGGTTTTTGAAGAAAATGCACGCCTTCATCCAGTACGCCGTGATGGGCGATGACATCGGCCGTATACCCGGACATGAACAGGACTTTCAGGCCGGTGTGGCGGGACAGCAGAAGCAAGGCCAGATCCCGCCCGTTCATTTCGGGCATGATCACATCGGTTATGAGCAGGTGGATGATGCCGTTATGCTCCCGGGACAGGCGCAGGGCCTCTGCCGGCGTGCCGGCGGCCAGGACTTTGTAACCATGGAATTCAAGCATGGTGGTGGTCATGTTCAGCAGCATGGATTCATCTTCCACCAGCAGGATGGTTTCATTTCCCCGTTCGGATGATGTTGTCGTCTCTTCCCTGGCGGCGGAGATCGTTTCATCCGTGTGCCGGGGCAGGTAGACCCGGAAGCTCGTACCCATGTCCAACCGGCTGAAGACATCGATAAAGCCCCGGTTCTGACGGACGATGCCGTAAATCGTGGCCAGCCCCAGACCGCTGCCCTTGCCCATCTCCTTGGTGGTAAAGAACGGTTCAAACAGACGGGCGACGGTTGCCGGGTCCATGCCGCTGCCGTTATCGCTGACGGCCAGCAGAACATACGCACCGGGAGTGCAATCGGCGTGTTCGGCGCAGTAAGACTCGTCTATGTCAATGGAACCGGTCTCGATGGTGATGATCCCCGTTCCCTTGATGGCGTCCCTGGCGTTGACGCACAGGTTGGCCAGAATCTGGTCGATCTGGGAAGGGTCCATTTCCACCAGGATGGGGTCCGGCCCCGGGCGCCAGGCCAGCTCGATGTCTTCACCGATCAGCCGGCCGAGCATCTCCCTCATGCCGGCCACGGTCCGATTCAGATCCAGTACCCGGGGTTCAACGGTCTGCTTGCGGGCAAACGCCAGCAGCTGCCGCGTGAGCCCGGCGGAACGGGCGGCGGCTTTCTGGATCTGCTCCAGGCTTTCGTAAAGCGGGTCGTCATCGGGCAAAGACCGGAGGGCCATGGCCGCGTGGCCGAGGATGACGTTGAGCATGTTGTTGAAATCGTGGGCCACGCCCCCGGCCAGCCGGCCCACCGATTCGATCTTCTGGGCCTGGAGCAACTGGGCCTGGAGTTTTTCCCGCTCTTCCTCGGCCCGCTTCCGTTCGGTGATGTCGATGCCGATGCCGGTCAGATAGGGCTGGTTGTCGATGGTCAGCCGGGTGCCGGTGAAGTACATGGGGATCGTCGTGCCGTCTTTTTTTTGCAGATCGGCTTCCGCCTCCCCGGTGCCTTCCCGCATGGTCGTCTGGATGCCGTCGATGATATTCTTCAGGCTTTTTTCATCACCAGCGAACCATTCCAGCACGTGCTTGTCGGTCAGTTCCTCGGCGCTGTATCCCGACATGGTTTCATGTTTTTTGTTCCAGCGGACCAGCCGTTCTTTGGCGTCATAGAGGTAGAGCATGCCGGGCACGCTGTTGAAGATGGCTTCCACAAACGTCTTTTCCCGGGCCAGCTCTTCTTCCATTCGTTTGCGGTCGGTGATGTCGCCGGATATACCCAGCACCGCCACCGGGCGGCCCCGGTCATCCAGCAGGGGCACCTTGGAGGTGTCGATCCACAACCGCTTTCCATCCGCCTGCTGCAGGGGTTCGATGATGTGAAAACGGGGCTGTCTGTTGTTCAGCACGGCCTGATCGTCCCGGCGGTAAGCCTCGGCTTCTTCCCGGGGCCAGGGCAGATCGAAGTCGGTCTTGCCGACGATTTGCTCCGGCTTATCCAGTCCCGCCGCCCGGGCAAAGGCCAGGTTGCAGCCCAGATAGAGGCCGTCCCGGTCCTTCCAGAAGATGGCCTGGGGCAACGTGTCCAGCACCCGGTTGAGCATATCCCGGCTTTCGCGGAGAAGGGATTCGGCCTGCCGGTGCTCGGTGATGTCCTGGATCAGGCCGTGACACCCGGGGCCGGCCTCTTTCCCGTAAAGGATAGGCGTGTTTCTGACCCACCGCGTCCGGCCTTCCTTGCGCACAAAGCGGTGTTCAATAGAAGGTGTCTGCCGGCCGGCGGCGGCCTGGCTCATCATGTCGACCACCCGGTCGCGGTCTTCGGCCGGCACCCGGCTCAGCCACAGCAGCGGGTCATTTTCAAATTCATCCGCGCGATAACCGGTAAGCGCCGCGCAGCCCGGACCGTGCTGCGCGGCCATGGCCACACCCTCTTTAATACGGATGGTATAGACATATTCGATGATCGTGTCAGCGAACCGCCGGTTTCCGTTCATGGGAATCCTTTCGGAACAGGGTTGCCGGGATCGGGGGAGGGGAAGACAACCCACTTACCTGCTCGCAGGGAAGCCATCAACAGGCTGAAAAGATTAACCGTTTACGCCCGTTTATGGAGCGGAGGCAGAAGTTCGATTTTCAGCTGTTCAAACTCTTCCCGGGTAATCATTCCTTCGCCGTACAAACGGCTCAATTCGCCGAGATCATCAATCCGCGACCGGATCGGCGTGTCCAGTAACGGTCTGGCTGAAGTTCCGACGGCTTTGATGTCCACGGCTTCTTCCCGCCGATGACCGACTTTGAAGGAGGCGGCGCCCCCGAACAGGGAGATTTCCAGGGTTTTGCCCTGAAATTCGGGGAGCCGGAGGATTTGCCGGATGGCCTGCCGTTCATCCTTCATTTTTTTCAGGAAAAACCAGATGCCGCCGTAAACCAGTCCCAGTCCGCCCAGCAGGAGCCAGATAAAATAATTCACCACTCCGCTTAACACCAGCACCAGCAGCCCGACCATGGCGATCAGGGACAGGTGCAGCACGACAATACCGTAAGCAAGAAAAATACTTTTCACCAGCCCGGGCGTCGGCTGAACTTCCGGATGGAGCGGCGGCTGGGCCGGATCCGCCTTTTTTTTCTTGGTAAAAAACATTGTTTCACACAGCGGTTAAAGGATTCAACACCAGTCAATTTTGATATTATTATCAATATACCGGCAACATGCAAGGTCTAATTGGTCAGGCGTGGTTTCTCAGTTTCAATTCGGCGGGATGGGGATGAAGGTAAAACTGTCCTTTTAAATATGGCTCATCGAACTTGCGGACGTAATGCCGCAGCATGGCCACGGGCACGATCAGGGGCACCAGGCCGGTGTGATACTCTCCGATCAGGTCTTTCATCTCCTGCTTTTCATCGGCGGTCAGCTGTTTCTTGAAATAGCCCATGATGTGATCCAGCACGTTGGTGTTTTTCCGGACCGTGGCCTTACGGGCCAGGGCGGACATGAGCAGGCCAAGGTATTCGGCCTGGAGCCGTTCCTGTCTCGTCCGCCTGCCCTGTGCCACCAGACTGCCCAGGGGCCTGAGATCGGCGGGGCTGTGGGCCATGATCAGCAGTTTATGCCGGGTATGAAAATCCACCAGTCCGGAATGGCTGCCGTCATTTTTTATATATTGTTTCCAGCGATGCATGACGAAAATGCGTTCAATGAAATTTTCCCGCAGCCCGGCATCGTTCAGGCGGCCCTCATCCTCCACCGGCAGCAGCGGAAACCGTTTCATGAAGGCCCCGGCAAACAGACCGGATCCACTGGCGGACGGCATCCCCTGCTCCGTGTAGATTTTGACGCCCTGCATGCCGGAACTGGGGGATTTGCTTTTAAACACAAAACCGCACAGATCCGCCTTCTCCAGTCCCGGCAGTTTTCCGTCAATCCAGGTCAGCATTTTTTCGGTGTGATCAACGCCGGAACGGGTGGTGATCAGACGGGAGGTTTCCGGAGTTCCGACCAGCCGCATGGTTTCGCGGGGAACCGGCAGGCCGCATTCCACTTCCGGGCAGACCGGAACCCACTCCACGTATTGCCCCAGTTGATCGGTCAGAAACCGGTCCAGCTGGTGCTGGCCGTCGTAGCGGACCGGGTTCCCCATCAGACAGGAGGAGACGCCCAGCTTAATCTTATCGTTCATGACTGCCCTCCTTATTTTCCCCGTATTATATGACGAATTTCGGGAACCGCCTATCTTATTTTATGGCTCATTTCCCGACTAATTGGATCACCACAGCACAATCTTCTCGGTTGACTGTATGTGTTTCGGGAGGGTTCAAGGGGCCAAGTGAATAATCGCAGTAGAACCTGGCGAAGGCGTTAAATCACGAGGAGAATTGAATCCCGGCTATTATTCACTGGTGGTTCTGGCATCATTGACTCAACGTGTCGCGCAGCGGCACTGTCACCCATTTTGTCCTTGACAAATTCCGATGGGCAATCAAAATATATTTATTTCCGGCATTAATTGTTTTTGACGACGTTAATATGGGGGGCTTTTGCCAGCAGGTCAATCGATTAAAAGAGGAGAAGGGTTTATGAAGACGCATCGGATCGTATTGCTTTTATCTTGCTTCATGCTGTTGGTTGTTCCCGGCGCCGGGGTTCAGGCCTATGATCTGCCGGCGGTCAACCTGGGGTTCACGAGTTTTCTCGACGGCGGCCCGCCGGCCGGTCCCGGGTTCTATTTTTCGCAATATGTTCAGTACTGGACTGCGGATAAATTTACCGATAAGGACGGCCATTGCGCGCTGCCTTCATTCGCCGACGAGGAACTGGATGCCTGGATCACCCTGACCCAGTTTCTTTATCAATCGGATCAACCGGTGTTGATGGGCGGCAAGTGGGGCCTTGATGTCATCATTCCCGTCGTGAATGCCGATATAACTTATGGCGCTTCCGTTCCCCCTTTCCCTCAAGAGAATGACACGGGCGTGGGAGATATTCTGATCGGTCCCTACCTGCAGTGGGATCCGGTCATGGGTAAAAACGGACCGGTTTTCATGCACCGTGTCGAGTTCCAGATGATATTCCCGACGGGAAAGTACAGCGATCACAAGGAAATCAATCCCGGCAGCAATTTCTTTTCATTCAACCCTTACTGGGCGGGCACCCTGTTTATCGCCCCGGGGCTGACGGCCAGTACGCGTATTCATTACCTCTATAACTTCGAAAACAAAGACCCCGGCAGAGCCTACCAGGCCCTGGACGCCGATGATGTTCAGGCGGGCGAGGCGGTTCACGCCAACTTCGCCATGGATTACGAAGTGCTGAAGAATCGGTTGCGGCTCGGCATCAACGGGTATTACCTCAAGCAGATCAGCAATACCGAGATGGACGGTCATGATATTTCCGGTACCAAGGAGCAGGTCCTGGGGATCGGGCCCGGAATGGTCTACCATTTTTCCCAGCATGATCATCTTTTCTGCAACCTTTACTTTGAGTCCGACGCGGAAAATCGTCCCGAAGGCGACCGGCTGAACCTGCGCTGGGTCCATCATTTTCAATAAGATTTCAGGTGTGCCTTTTATGAGGGGAAGGATTAAAAGGGGCGGGTCTTCAGGATGCCTGAAGGCTTGCCCCTTTTTTATTTTGTCCCCCCGCCTCCCCGCCTTTTTTGTCAGACTGTCAGGATACCACCGGCAGCTCATGCCAGCGCGACGTGAAGGCCGGCGAGGTGTGGCGGCGGCGCATCTCCCAGGAATGTTCCAGGCCGCTGGCGGCGAAATAGAGGGTGTCCCGGCCGAAACGCTCATTGACCCGGTCCAGGGCCGTCATCAGCCGTTGCCCGGCGTCGCTGCCGGGAGCGAGATACTCCTCGATAAAGGTCTGGCGGTTTAACGCCGATGCCAGGCCGGAGAGCATGACCCCGGCTTTCTTGTAGCCGTAACCGGGCCGGTAGATCCGCCGCAGCACGGCCAGGGCCGCGGACAGCAGGACGGGGGTGCGGTCCGAAGGCGGGCGAAGCGGAACAAAGTCGCTGGCCGCGTACTGGGGCAGGGGGCGGAACCGGTCGGTCAGGATAAAGACGTGCAGGCAGTGGGCGATCTGCCCGGCCTGCCGCAGCTTTTCCCCGGCCCGGTGAACATGGACGGACACGGCTTCCTCCAGCTCGGCCAGGTTCGTCACCGGCCGGCCGAAGGAGCGGGAGCGGACCAGACTCTTCGCTGGAGGCGCTTCCGTCTGCAATTCCGAGCAGGGGAGGCCGCCCAGTTCCCGGGCGATCCGCAGTCCCTGGATGGTCATCTGTTTTCTGATCCACGGCTCCGGCATGCGGACCAGATCGGCGGCGGTTTGTATGCCGTACCGGTGGAGAAGCTTCGTGTACTGGCGGCCCACGCCCCAGATATCGCCCACGGGAACGGCGGCCAGCAGGCCGGCCAGGTCGATGGTCCGGTCCACGCGGAAGACACCGTTGCATTCCGGACGGGTCTTGGCGATTTTATTGGCCACCTTGGCCAGGGTCTTGGTGGGCGCCAGACCGATGGACACCGGGATGCCGGTCCATTGCCGGACCGTCGCCCGGATCATCCGGGCCTGCTCCTCCAGGGCCGCCGGCGTCGTCCCGGTCAGGGACAGAAAGGCTTCGTCCTGGGAGTAGATTTCCAGTTCCGGCTCCAGCAGTTCCAGCACGGTCATGACCCGGTCGGACATGTCGGCGTACAGGGCGTAGTTGGAGGAGAAGACCCGCACCCCGTGGCGGCGGAACAGGAGCTTCATCTTGAAGGCGGGGGCGCCCATGGCGATGCCCAGGGCCTTGGCTTCGTTGGAACGGGCGATGACACAGCCGTCGTTGTTGGACAGCACCACCACCGGCCGGCCTTCCAGGCAGGGCTGAAAGACCCGCTCGCAGGAAACATAGAAGTTGTTGCAGTCCACCAGCGCGATCAGGGAACGGCCGCTATGGTCCGGGTGGCCGCCGTTCTCCGGCGTGCCGCAGGCAGTGAAGTACATAGGTGACGACTCCCCAGACGACCAGGTCCGTTTCCCGGCGGATGACCTCGGGGCCGAAGGCCCTGTTTTCCGGCATCAGGCGGATTTCGCCGCCGCGGCGCCAGAGCCGTCGGACCATCAACTCCCCGTCCATCACGGCCACGATCACGTCCCGGTGGACGGCCGTCAGGGCCCGGTCCACCACCAGGATGTCGCCGGCGTGAATGCCGGCTTCCCGCATGGCCTCACCGGCCGCCCGCATGAAAAAGGTGGCCGCGGGATGGGTGATGATCAGCCGGTTCAGGTCCAGCCGGCCTTCGGCAAAGTCCTGGGCCGGCGACGGAAAGCCGGTGTGGGTTATCCCAGTTCCCGGCATATCCAGATCACTCTTCCGATGACGCGGACGCGGTTGATCTCTTCGCCCTGAAGGTAGACCGGCGCGTAGCGGCTGTTGGCGCTGATCAGCACCAGCCGGCCGGGATGCTTTTCCAGGCGTTTGACCATGACGGTGTCGTCGATGCCCAGGGCGTAGATGCCGCCGGCGTAGATGTCCGTGC
Above is a genomic segment from Thermodesulfobacteriota bacterium containing:
- a CDS encoding metalloregulator ArsR/SmtB family transcription factor, producing the protein MNIVNKLKSISDETRLRLLHLLQHHELNVNEVVTVMEMIQSRVSRHLKILVASGLLQSRRDGGFVYYSGAVNDENALLTALVRQSLENEPVCRNDLDRAAALIRERQTRTKRFFESVAATWEDRKSEVLGDLDLNRIIAEKIGKPAVVADLGCGTGSLMLALKQRAETIIGVDSSPGMLEQARLRTGTVPGINLRLGELEYLPMRDREADAAVMNMVLHHVSEPVKVLAEANRILKEGGLFIVADFDKHAKEAVREKIGGAWYGFSRREMEGWLAGAGFSPDGLERFSVNYGLTVNVFLAVKRA
- the ahcY gene encoding adenosylhomocysteinase codes for the protein MSMAKGDYYEVKDLSLAAQGKNNLELAELNMAALMEVKKQFKKEKPLKDIRIGMALHVTKETGILVRVLIAGGADVYITGCNPLSTQDDVAAALAREGVKVWAYKGETTEDYYRYINYVIEAKPHITIDDGCDLVSEIHKNHPKLIRNIICGCEETTTGIIRLQAMAKDKALKYPMIAVNDNQTKHLVDNFYGTGQSSIDGILRATNLLYAGKNFVVCGYGSCGKGVAARAKGFGANVIVTEVDNFRALQAHYDGYRVMKLDDAVKIGDVFCTVTGNKHVIRLEHMKKMKNGVILANSGHFDVELDLARLGKAADSMRRVRPFMDEYVLKGKKIFVLGEGRLVNLAAAEGHPSEVMSTSFCGQALACEYGVKNKGKMKAGVIQLPREIDDAIAGLQLKAMGIEIDEMTAEQKAYMDTWEEGT
- a CDS encoding PAS domain S-box protein, whose translation is MNGNRRFADTIIEYVYTIRIKEGVAMAAQHGPGCAALTGYRADEFENDPLLWLSRVPAEDRDRVVDMMSQAAAGRQTPSIEHRFVRKEGRTRWVRNTPILYGKEAGPGCHGLIQDITEHRQAESLLRESRDMLNRVLDTLPQAIFWKDRDGLYLGCNLAFARAAGLDKPEQIVGKTDFDLPWPREEAEAYRRDDQAVLNNRQPRFHIIEPLQQADGKRLWIDTSKVPLLDDRGRPVAVLGISGDITDRKRMEEELAREKTFVEAIFNSVPGMLYLYDAKERLVRWNKKHETMSGYSAEELTDKHVLEWFAGDEKSLKNIIDGIQTTMREGTGEAEADLQKKDGTTIPMYFTGTRLTIDNQPYLTGIGIDITERKRAEEEREKLQAQLLQAQKIESVGRLAGGVAHDFNNMLNVILGHAAMALRSLPDDDPLYESLEQIQKAAARSAGLTRQLLAFARKQTVEPRVLDLNRTVAGMREMLGRLIGEDIELAWRPGPDPILVEMDPSQIDQILANLCVNARDAIKGTGIITIETGSIDIDESYCAEHADCTPGAYVLLAVSDNGSGMDPATVARLFEPFFTTKEMGKGSGLGLATIYGIVRQNRGFIDVFSRLDMGTSFRVYLPRHTDETISAAREETTTSSERGNETILLVEDESMLLNMTTTMLEFHGYKVLAAGTPAEALRLSREHNGIIHLLITDVIMPEMNGRDLALLLLSRHTGLKVLFMSGYTADVIAHHGVLDEGVHFLQKPFSINKLAEKVREVLES
- a CDS encoding SHOCT domain-containing protein, translating into MFFTKKKKADPAQPPLHPEVQPTPGLVKSIFLAYGIVVLHLSLIAMVGLLVLVLSGVVNYFIWLLLGGLGLVYGGIWFFLKKMKDERQAIRQILRLPEFQGKTLEISLFGGAASFKVGHRREEAVDIKAVGTSARPLLDTPIRSRIDDLGELSRLYGEGMITREEFEQLKIELLPPLHKRA
- a CDS encoding DUF523 and DUF1722 domain-containing protein gives rise to the protein MNDKIKLGVSSCLMGNPVRYDGQHQLDRFLTDQLGQYVEWVPVCPEVECGLPVPRETMRLVGTPETSRLITTRSGVDHTEKMLTWIDGKLPGLEKADLCGFVFKSKSPSSGMQGVKIYTEQGMPSASGSGLFAGAFMKRFPLLPVEDEGRLNDAGLRENFIERIFVMHRWKQYIKNDGSHSGLVDFHTRHKLLIMAHSPADLRPLGSLVAQGRRTRQERLQAEYLGLLMSALARKATVRKNTNVLDHIMGYFKKQLTADEKQEMKDLIGEYHTGLVPLIVPVAMLRHYVRKFDEPYLKGQFYLHPHPAELKLRNHA
- a CDS encoding transporter, whose translation is MKTHRIVLLLSCFMLLVVPGAGVQAYDLPAVNLGFTSFLDGGPPAGPGFYFSQYVQYWTADKFTDKDGHCALPSFADEELDAWITLTQFLYQSDQPVLMGGKWGLDVIIPVVNADITYGASVPPFPQENDTGVGDILIGPYLQWDPVMGKNGPVFMHRVEFQMIFPTGKYSDHKEINPGSNFFSFNPYWAGTLFIAPGLTASTRIHYLYNFENKDPGRAYQALDADDVQAGEAVHANFAMDYEVLKNRLRLGINGYYLKQISNTEMDGHDISGTKEQVLGIGPGMVYHFSQHDHLFCNLYFESDAENRPEGDRLNLRWVHHFQ
- a CDS encoding Y-family DNA polymerase, producing MYFTACGTPENGGHPDHSGRSLIALVDCNNFYVSCERVFQPCLEGRPVVVLSNNDGCVIARSNEAKALGIAMGAPAFKMKLLFRRHGVRVFSSNYALYADMSDRVMTVLELLEPELEIYSQDEAFLSLTGTTPAALEEQARMIRATVRQWTGIPVSIGLAPTKTLAKVANKIAKTRPECNGVFRVDRTIDLAGLLAAVPVGDIWGVGRQYTKLLHRYGIQTAADLVRMPEPWIRKQMTIQGLRIARELGGLPCSELQTEAPPAKSLVRSRSFGRPVTNLAELEEAVSVHVHRAGEKLRQAGQIAHCLHVFILTDRFRPLPQYAASDFVPLRPPSDRTPVLLSAALAVLRRIYRPGYGYKKAGVMLSGLASALNRQTFIEEYLAPGSDAGQRLMTALDRVNERFGRDTLYFAASGLEHSWEMRRRHTSPAFTSRWHELPVVS
- the umuD gene encoding translesion error-prone DNA polymerase V autoproteolytic subunit, whose product is MPGTGITHTGFPSPAQDFAEGRLDLNRLIITHPAATFFMRAAGEAMREAGIHAGDILVVDRALTAVHRDVIVAVMDGELMVRRLWRRGGEIRLMPENRAFGPEVIRRETDLVVWGVVTYVLHCLRHAGERRPPGP